The Brachyhypopomus gauderio isolate BG-103 chromosome 12, BGAUD_0.2, whole genome shotgun sequence genome window below encodes:
- the rcn1 gene encoding reticulocalbin-1 isoform X2, whose translation MDVLCMLWFLSMSSWLAYGKPTLRKERIHHDSELSRQNHEDNKSYQYDHEAFLGKEEAKTFDQLSPEESKDRLGKIVGRIDSDSDGYITTNELKTWIKRVQKRYVYENMAKVWSDYDLNKDNKISWEEYKKATYGYYLANPEEFEDATDQFSFKKMLPRDERRFKAADLDGDLAADREEFTAFLHPEEFDHMKEIVVLETLEDIDKNGDGFVDEDEYIGP comes from the exons ATGGACGTGTTGTGTATGTTGTGGTTTTTATCCATGTCTTCTTGGTTGGCGTATGGGAAACCTACACTAAGGAAAGAGAGAATCCATCATGATTCTGAATTGAGCAGACAAAATCACGAAGACAACAAAAGTTATCAGTACGATCACGAGGCCTTTTTGGGAAAAGAGGAAGCCAAAACATTTGACCAGCTGAGTCCAGAGGAAAGTAAAGACAGATTAGG GAAAATAGTTGGTCGCATTGACAGTGACAGTGATGGATACATTACTACTAATGAGCTCAAGACTTGGATCAAGAGGGTCCAGAAGCGCTACGTCTATGAGAATATGGCAAAGGTCTGGTCTGACTATGATCTCAACAAAGACAACAAAATCTCATGGGAAGAATACAAGAAAGCAACCTATGGATACTATCTTG CTAATCCAGAGGAGTTTGAGGATGCTACAGACCAGTTCAGCTTTAAGAAGATGCTTCCACGGGATGAGCGTAGATTCAAGGCAGCAGATCTAGATGGAGACTTGGCAGCTGATCGGGAGGAGTTCACTGCTTTCCTCCACCCAGAGGAATTTGATCACATGAAAGAAATTGTTGTCCTG GAAACACTGGAGGACATTGATAAGAATGGTGATGGGTTTGTGGATGAGGACGAATACATTG GCCCGTAG